A segment of the Pseudomonas serboccidentalis genome:
CCTGCACGTTGACCACGATCGCGTCAGGCGCCAGGCCCAGTTTTGCCGCGACCTCAGCCAGACGGTCGGTCCCGGAATTGTGATCTTCACGGGTCAGCACCACTTCAGCGCCGAACCCCTGGCACGCCTCGACGATGCGCGCATCGTCAGTCGCCACCACCACACGGGTGGCGCTGCTTTTACTCGCCTGTTCCCAGACATGCTGGATCATCGGCTTGCCGGCGATGTCCAGCAGCGGCTTGCCCGGCAGGCGGGTCGAGGCGTAGCGCGACGGGATGACAACGGTGAAAGCAGTGGTCATTTATCCAGACGCTCGTCAGTGGTCAGGGTGCGCGCTTCGCTTTCGAGCATCACCGGGATGCCGTCGCGAATCGGATAGGCCAGACCTGCGCCCTTGCTGATCAGTTCGGTCTTGTCGGCGCTGAGCTTGAGCGGGCCTTTGCAGATCGGGCACGCGAGGATGTCGAGCAATTTGGTGTCCATGAACATTCCCTGGATAAAGAGTTAAGGCAAAAGACGATCGGGCAACAGGCGCATCAGTTGGGTGTCGAACCAGGCCACGAAGGCCGGTGACGGCTCGGCATCGACCGCCAGATACCACCAGTCGTCAGCCGCGAAGGCACGGCACTTCACCGCGTCCTTTTCGGTCATCACCAATGGCAATGACGGTGTGAAATTC
Coding sequences within it:
- a CDS encoding Trm112 family protein translates to MDTKLLDILACPICKGPLKLSADKTELISKGAGLAYPIRDGIPVMLESEARTLTTDERLDK